GCGGCTGAGCCCCCAGGAGGCAGCACTCAGGACCCGCGGCTGAGCCCCCAGGAGGCAGCACTCAGGACCCGCGGCTGAGCCCCCAGGAGGCAGCACTCAGGACCCGCGGCTGAGCCCCCAGGAGGCAGCACTCAGGACCCGCGGCTGAGCCCCCAGGAGGCAGCACTCAGGACCCGCGGCTGAGCCCCCAGGAGGCAGCACTCAGGACCCGCGACCCGTCTGAGGGGTGGTGAGATGCCTCAAAGGCACACAGCCACCTGCGAGCCAGCCACAGAAGGCTCTGAGCCCCCAGGACTCTGAGGCCGAGGGGGATGAGCAGGGTGGGGGATGTCTGTGGCCGCCTCTTCCACTCGGTCAGTCTCTAGCTGGGCAGCCCTGAATGCAGATGTTCAGGCCATTGTGACCAAGTGCCCCAGCCACGTGCTTTAgaatctgggggggggggcgggcttTCCAGAAGTGGGAGATGCTTCTCATGGACAGCTGGGCTGAGCCCACCCCTCTAATCCAACACCTGAGGCCCTGTTGGATCATGTCCATCCTACGGAAGgacaaactgaggcccagaaacacGGGGACTTGTGTGAGGTCGGCTTATTGGCTTCCTGCTGCTGTTCTAACAAATTATCCTAAACTCGGAAGCTTAAAACACCGGAAACTtgttctctcccagttctggaggccaaaatcTGAGATCGAAGTGTCGGCAGGGCCGTGCTCACTcggaggctggaggggaggacCCTTCTTGGTCCCTTCCGCTTCTGGTGTCCCCAGGTGCTCCTAGGCTGCTGCctcatcactccagtctctgcccgtgtctccacatggcctctcctcttctgtctcttactGGGAAATGTGTCAGTGGATTCAGGGCCCACCGGGTAATCAGGATGATCTCATCCCAAGATCCGTAGCTTgaatacatctgcaaagatcctttttccaCACAAGGGCAcgttcacaggttctgggtggcTGTATCTTTGGGGGCCACCATCGAGCCCTCTGCAGTCAGGCAGCAAGTTCAGCTTCTCCAGCAAAAGCTCTGTCTCGGGATGTGGGGAGCACAGTGTGCCTCCGGCTTCCTGGGCTCGGGTCCCTACGGGACACCCCGACGCTGGAGCCCGACCTCCCGGCCTCCACGAGCGCCGGCAGACCTCTAACCCAGCCTTCTCAGCAGGGCCTTGGGAACTCGGCCCCCCCAGGAGCTCGGGTCCGAGCGGCTGCTTCTCCCACTTACCGCCTCCCACGCACCCCACTTCTGGatccccagggccctgggacCACCctggctgcccccacccccgcggCGGCCGTGCAGCTTTGGTGAGCCGCACCGCCTCTCACACTGGCCCTGGGTCCCCGAGTGCTACCTCCCGTGGGCTCACCCCAGGGGCTGGTGTCCAGTGGGGTGAAGGCTGGGAACCACCACGTGGCCATGGTTAGTGGGGTTCCAGCTGGAGTGTGCCATGGATCCAGGTCCTGTTCTGGAGGCTCCTGGGCCAACCCTGCCTTTTGGGGGATCGGGGCAGATTGAGGCGGAGGTGGACGGGCCTGGGCTGGgtgcgggtgggggtggggtgcggtgGGAGCCCTGGGAGAAGTGAATTGAGGAGGTACGGGGGGAGAGCGAAGCCAGGAGGGGTCCCCCCAGCCGGCGGCCCTGACACCTGTCCTCCGCCTGGCCCTCTCCTGTGACCCCtgcgccccaccccctccctggccctcccGCCTCCGCCTCGGGGCTCCCTTCTGCACCCACGCCTCTCCTCACATTAATCTGCTGCTGCGCTCACTGCTGACCCAAGCGAAAGGGAGTTTGCCTTTTCCCCTCGCGGCAGTTTTCTGTTGGCAAAGCAAAACGATCACAGCGTGCGCTCACCCCGACCTCCCCGCCCAGGGGGAGACCACTCTGGAAAATGAGACGTCCCTgcgtggggcgggggcgggggcgggggcgggggcggaccCGGGCGCGCGCTGGGGACCTCCTCGTGCACGCTGCTCAGCGCACGTCCTCCCGGGCCCTCCCTGTGCTGGGCACGGGGACAGGGGCAGTGTCCCGCTGCCGCCTCAGAAGctcctcaccctccctccccgggTGGCACACGCATGGGACACTGGCAGCAGGCGGCTGCATCTTCCCAGGTATTTGTGGAGCTTGTGGATGAACTGGTGCCGTCCCTGTCTGTGGCCCACGGCCCATCCGGGGTGCCGCGACAACGGGATGTGGCTGGACCAGAAAGTGGGGGGCTAGAGCCGTGACCTGAGACGTGGCCACGTCTGAGGAAGGCTGAGCACATCCCAGCTCGGAACTGAGGGCGCAGAGAGCACAGGGCAGAATGGGGCTGGGGCGCTGGTACGGCGCAGGCAGCTGGGGAGAGACGGAGCGCCTAGACACATCAGGGCAGAGTGCGTGGGCCAGGCAGGCACGCGCCTCCTCACACCCACCCCCACTTGTGTGTAGATTCCCACGCGCCAGCCCGTCAGGGCAGCCACTGCCACTGGGGAGAGGACTCGGCCCAGGTGGGCTCTCGGGGCacagcccctctcccagcccgGACAATCCCCCAGCACACACGGAGAAGCCCCTCGGCCGCCTGCTTCACTCCTGGGCTGGGCCAGGCGCTGACACGACCCCAGGCTGATGTCGTGTGTGGCGGGACTCACCCTCGGGTGCCAGGCAGGCCACTGCCAGCTTGTTCTGAGTCCTGCCCCCACAGGGGTGCAGTATTGCCCTCAGGGTGGGGGTCAGGCCACGACTGACCGCTGGGGGTCCTGCCAGGCCCAGAGTTGTGTCCATGACCTCATCCCCAAGGCCTCCTGGAGCCAGCCCAGGACTCCGCCTTCGGCCAACTCAGCCGTCCAGGGACACTAGGGAGATGCCAGGGAGACTGGGTGGGCCGGGCCACTCCTGTGTGCTGAGGTGTGCTGGACACAGGGTGGCGGTTCTCTCGGCGTCCAGGAACAGCTGACAGGTGCCTCAAGTGGCTGGAAGCATGTGGGCAGAGCCTCCGCTAGCCTTGCGGGACGCCGGTTGGTCTGTGCCCCACGCTCAGCACCTACTTTCCCATCTGGAAAGTGGGTTCACTGCTTCCTGGAGAGCTGGGGCTCCCCTTGCCCAGCCCCACCTGGCCCAGGGGAGCAAAGGCCCTGGCTTACCTGAGGGCCGGGAGGCAGGCCACTTGTGCAGGgcaagggaggggctgggaaggcCCTGGTGGGGCGTGCACCACCGGCTGTCCGCATGGGGAGGGTCTGGTCCTTGGCAAGGGGTCCTCCCCACCTGCCTGGGGCGAGAAGCAGGTAGCAGCTCCGTGCCCAGTCCCAGCCCCTCTTGGGTCCAGATCGGCTGCTGGAAGCAGGGAAGTTGCTGAGTCCTGGATAGGACCTGCCAGCCCTGTCGTCCCCGATTAGCGGGTAATGCTTCCTTGATGCACAGTTTTATTAATCAAATTAGTAAGTGCTGAGGTGACCTTGGCCGGTTCTGCTGAGAGGGGCGTTctcccaggaggggcaggggggtCGGGGAGGGACGCACCTGGATGCCCTGTCCCCAGGTTCAGGCAGGTGGGGCAGCCCTGCCGTCCCACTCCGAAAGCTGCATGCCCTCATCACACCCACTTACCCATTCCCTCACACTCTCACACCCCCCCCAGCTCACTCCCATTACCCCAATAATGCTAAAGAAGGTGGTGGACGGCAGGGGCTAGGTCCCACAGGGCTGCTCCTGCCGGGGGCCTCACAGAGGGGACAGGCGTGATGCCCGGAGACGGGGGTGGCTGGGCCTCGGTCTGCAGGGGGCTTCCTTGCTCTCCGGGGTCTGCTGCTCCCTTTCCCCAAACCTGCACTGCACTTAAGCGGGCAGcggctgccccctggtggccacagggacccctgccccccaaccctaACCTGCCGAGGGCTGCAGGCGGCACCCCGTCCCACGTCTCACTCCTCTTTTTGGGGCCAGATCCTGAGCCACACGACCGTGGGACCCAGGAGAGTGTGGCCGCCGTGGTCTCTGGGGGCCGTCCACCAGTATGCGTGGCTGGGGGACACTGAAGGCTCACGGTCTGAGGAGCCCAGTTCAGTgccagaggggctggggaggagtcCAAGGGGGCTACAGTGGGCTGGGGGCACCCCTCAGTGCTGGGCTCAGGTGCAGGAGGATGAAACGGCCCCACAGACACCTGCCCGAGGCTGGAGCAGGGGCCTCAGACGCCCAGGCTCGACTGCAGGGCAAGGACAGGTGGGGCAGAGCCTGGCAGGATGGGGCGGGGCCTAGTGGGGTGAGGGCGGAGACAGGGTGAGGCCGGGCGGAGCTTGGCCGGGGGGAAGTGAGAGCGGGGGATGGGCCTGGCTGGCAGCTTGGAAAAGGACTGGACAGCAGGTGCAGGGCTGGGATCAGATCTAGGCCCTCGATGCAGAAAGGTTCAGGATGAGGGGACAGGAAGGACGGAAGCAGGGGTGGGTCCCCGTTCTGTGCACGGAGGGACAGTAAAAGGTGTGGCAGTAGTTGGCCTTGGCTGGGACCCCGATCAGATGGGAGGCGGTGCTGTGGGCACTccaggctgctgtgtggagggaggggcagggcaggaaggtaGCTGAGCCTTCTCCGGCCTGTTGGGTGCCAGGTGGGCCAGTGGGAGGGGTGCCCAGAAGGAATCACTGGGGGCCAAACAGAAGCTTGGCTTGGGGCGGACCCAGTCCTGAGGGAGGGTGTGGACAGGGTATGGCAtgctgggggggcagggggatggggagagctCAGCTGAGGGGcctcagggcccagcacagggGGCAGTGGGCATCTGGGCTGCAGGGACCCGCTGGCAACACATCACCCCAGCCTGCCTGGCTCTCTGGGGACGGCTCCTTCAGGATCCAAGAAGGGCAGCCGGACGCCCCCACCCGGGAAGCTGCCCTCGAGTGGGCACTTGGGGCGCAGGAGGACAGGGTAGCCCAGGGGCAGCCTCCTGGCACTTGGGAGTCGGTGTCCAGAGGCGACTGTGACACTTCCCGTCGGGGGGGGCAGCACCTGGCCCCCAGCACGGGGCTCGGACACACCTCATCTGACAATGTCTTTAATGGGCAGCTCCAGGCACTGGGTAGGGCAGCAAACTGGCCAGAAGGTGCTCTGGGGTCAGGAAGGCGTGCGTGGGGTCCTCACTCCCGGCcagctggagcctgtgctgggGCTTGGGTGTGGGGACAGCGGGCCCCTCGCTGCCAGCCTGAGCAGCCCGGCTCAGGGTTGTGGCGCTGGGGACAGCCCCCCTCCAGTCTTGCCCCTCTTGGCCTTACGGTTCCAGCCaaggaggggcctggggctggcctgTGCGGGCTCTGGCGTCTCCCAGCCACACTCCTTCTGGCTCCTCAGAAGCCCCCCCAGGGCTGGCCGGCGGTCCCCCTGTGTTCGGGATGGAAATGGGTATCGGTCGGCATCCTGGCCTGGCCTGCTTGAGGCCAACCTGGTGAGTGCAACAGGGACGAGCTGGGTGGTATTCAGGGGGCACGTGGCGGGGTTCCTGGGAGGGCGTCCCTGGGTTTGCCGCGCTGGGCGGACAGAGCTCCCGCGCAGCTCCTGCCCGGGGCCTCCAGGAGGATGGAGGCCGGctgaggggtgggctggggcctTGTCAAGGGCAGGAGCTGCCAGCAGGTGGAGGCCGCAGCGTAGGTGGCTGCAGCCTGGACGGTGATCCCAGTGCTCTCTTGGCATCTGCGCGTGTTTGGGGCTTGGTGGAAGGCCCAGGGCCGGGGCGGGACAAGGAGTGAGGGACCACCCCGCCAGGGCCCCCCGCGCTCACCGAGCCAGGCGGCTCGGCACCGGGCAGCAGCGTCAGCACCTGCAGGCTCACGCCCTCGTCGCCCACGCCCTTCAGCTGGGCTACCACATCTGCGTGCTTCCACCACCTGCACGGCTGCCCGTTCACCGACACGATGTAGTCACCCTGCTTCAGGCCGGCCGCCTGCAGGGAGACGGGGAGAGTCCCGCCGGCACCCCTCCACCTCTGGCCGGTCCCATCTTCCCCCTTCCCGCAGTCAGCCCCGGGGTGGGGGCCCTTACCGCGGCCCGGCCCCCTGGAACGACGGCAGCGATGAGAACGGGCGCGTCTCCCCGCAGCGTGAAGCCGAAGCCCCCCTCTCCTCGGGCCACGTGGATGGGCCCTGCCAGCCGCCAGCGGTTCTTGGCTGAGAACACGGACAGGGGCCCCTGGGGGCGGTCAGAGGTCAGAGGCCTGGCTGGGCTGCCGCACGTGGGGGAGCCCCGGCCTGGAGCACCCTCGCCCCGATCTCCACATTTGGGGACAGAAAGcagcaggggctgcaggggggccgggcagggctgggcccccATCGAGGGCCTGCGTGAAATCGCAGCGCGGAGCCGAGGTGGGGGTGGCCTGGGACGGGTGCTCACCAGCCGATGGAAGATATCAGCCACCTTCACCCGGGAGAAGCTGGGTGCCCTGCCCTCCGGCCTCCGCCGCGTCTTAGCTGAAGGggtgaaggggaagggagggcggGGCTGAGCCCAAGGCTCACGGCCCCAGAACCCTGGGAAGCAGCCGGGCGTGGCTCGGCCAGAGCAGAGTGGGTGACCCGAAGTGCAGCCCGTGCACACCGGCCCCTCTGTGGACCACCAGCAGGAGGAGCCCCGGGGGGTGGTTCTTGGGGGTCCCAGGTGCAGGGAGAGGGGGGCGTGGAGGAGCAAGGGAGCTGCCATCACGGCTCCCCCGCCAACTGCCCTGCTCCTCCTTCGGGGGCCCATAGCTCTGTGGCAAATGGAAGTTGCTCGCCGGGAGGCCTCCGCCCACCGCCCCCCCTGGGGCCAGGACACACCCACCCAAGGGGCCTGGCTGCTCACGCCGAACGTCAGGGGCCTCGGCGGCCTCACAGAAGTCGTCCTCGAGGTCGAGTTCCGAGTACTTGGCCAGAGAGCGCCGCAGCGCCTGGGCCAGCACGACCTGCAGCAGGTCCACCCTGCGCAGGGCCCGGCACACGGCATGCAGCCGCAGGGCCTCCTCCTGACCCAGGATGGCGCGCTTCAGGTGGGCCTTGCCTGCACGGGACAGAGCTGTCACACGCCGCCTGCCTGGCCCTTCCAGGCTGGGCcccagctcccccacccccagatgctGCAAGAGGAGGGCAAGTGAGGGCTTCTGGGCTCATCCTGAGGGCCCGCTGGCAGGTCTGAGCAGTGAAAGAGCTGCCACCGTGTGTGGctcaccccccccgcccccgccccctcccgacGCTGCCCGCACTGCTGGGGCCCCTGCTGCGGGCGAGCTGGGGACCCCACCCGCCAGGGCCGGGACACCAGGACTGGGGATGACAGGGTGGAGTGGGTCATTCACCCCCGCGGAGGCCGCAgcttcccaccctcctccctcagccACCTCACCCAGCTTCCGGCGCTCCTCTTGCTCCTGGGGCAGCGCGGGGCCCCGGGGCTCAGACGAGGCCGGGAGCCCGAGGAAGATCTGCTCGAGGGCTGGAAGCTCCGCCTCTGCCACCGCTGGGGGTCAGAGAGGGCGGTGAGGCGCCAGTGGGGCCCTGCCGGCACACGGGCATGCGGGGCGGGGCACTCACGGGCGCCGTCACACAGGGCCAGGGCCGCGTGGTAGTGGGCCAGGGCGCGGAAGTACTCGGCCTTCACGTGCACCAGGGTGGTCCAGGGGAAGGGCACGTAGTCCTGGACGGGCGGCTGGGCCATGGTCTGGTGCACCAGCCGGTACTCGGCCGCCACCTGCTGGCGCACACGGCAGGATGCTGGGGCCTCCCGCGAGCCCAGCGGCCTggtcccccgcccctccccaccctggggcTTTGCCCCGACCAAAGCCCCAGCGGCCCTGCCCCACGCCAGGCTGAGCTCAGGCGCAGGGCCCCGGTTCCTGCCCTGATTGGTGTTGCCCCAGAGGCGGGGACTCAGGACCTCGGGGTCGACAGCCGGCTTTGGGACCCTACAGGAGACCCTGCACCTCGCCAACCTGGCCCAGAGCCTGGCTCTGCTACTAAGCTCCAGCCGGCACCCTCGACCCAGGCCCTGCTGCCCACTGAGACACCGCAGCTTGGCCGGGCTCCCCGCCCTCACCTGGGCGGCCTCCTGAGCCAGGTGCAGCTGGGCCAGGCAGTCACGGGGGGCCACGGGGGCCTGCAGCGAGAGGCCCTCGAAGACGCACTCCTGGGCCTGGGCGGTCATGAGCTGCTCCAGCATGGAGAGTGAGGCGGGGCTCATGTCAGGGCTGGGCGCGTGGGAGAAGTTCTCCCTCAGGAGGCTGAAGGCCCCtgcggaggggagggggctcagggTGGCACGGTGGggccgccccacccccgccccgtgTGCTCGGCCCTGGTTGGGGAGCACCCTCTGCGCCCCACAGAGGGCCTGTGCGTGTGACCCCTCAGGCCAGGGGGCCATCGTCCTGGGCCCCTAGCTCTGGCCACAGAGAAGGCTCTGCCCCTCACGCCTGGAAGCGAGGACCACGCAGGCACAGCTGGGGGGCCAGCCCTGGGCGGCTCTCACCCGCAGCCCTCTGAAAGGCCTCCACAGCACAGCTGGTGCCCTCGGGGCAGGAGCGGTCCTGGCGAGCCCCGATCTGGGTGTGGAGGGCGCCGATGTTGAAGAGCACGCTGCCCTTCTCGAAGGCCAGGGCCCGCTGCTGGGCCGGAACCCCCGTCAGCGAGTCGTACCTGCAGGGTCGGGTCAGGCTGGGCAGAGCCCTCACAAGAAGCCGGGGTCTCAGAGGCGgccgccgccccccaccccgccccaccccgcccctacCAGTGGAACAGCAGCCCCAGGCTCCTGGCAGGGGTGACAAAGCGCGCCTCCTGGAAACACAGCTGATTGTAGTAGGCCGTGAGCAGCTCCAGGCCCGCCTCGCTCCGGCTGGGGGTCCGCATGGCCTGCCGGGTGGAAGTCAGTGGGGTCCCACGGCCCCAGCCCACCTCATGGCATGCACACCGCCCTGGGAATCCCCTTGAATGCCACAGCCCCAGGGGAGCACCCCAGGGTCTTGGGGTGGACACGGTCACACCTGCCCTCCCGGGGGCTGCTGTGGACCACATGTGCCACTCCAGGAGACTGTGCAGGGCACTGGGGCGAGAGACCCAGGCAGGgtccctggggtggggac
This window of the Balaenoptera musculus isolate JJ_BM4_2016_0621 chromosome 17, mBalMus1.pri.v3, whole genome shotgun sequence genome carries:
- the RHPN1 gene encoding rhophilin-1 isoform X4, encoding MKGPGRRHIAGATLQGEQVTERVQFWKKAGPGGKSVLEGCDLLANSQHGCLQSRRARIHQQINRELRMRTGAENLYRATSNAWVRETVALELSYVNSSLQLLKEELEGLDGNVDANQPQSEGITVPMIPLGLKETKQLDWATPLKELISGHFGEDGASYEAEIRELEDLRQLCFQEARFVTPARSLGLLFHWYDSLTGVPAQQRALAFEKGSVLFNIGALHTQIGARQDRSCPEGTSCAVEAFQRAAGAFSLLRENFSHAPSPDMSPASLSMLEQLMTAQAQECVFEGLSLQAPVAPRDCLAQLHLAQEAAQVAAEYRLVHQTMAQPPVQDYVPFPWTTLVHVKAEYFRALAHYHAALALCDGAPVAEAELPALEQIFLGLPASSEPRGPALPQEQEERRKLGKAHLKRAILGQEEALRLHAVCRALRRVDLLQVVLAQALRRSLAKYSELDLEDDFCEAAEAPDVRREQPGPLAKTRRRPEGRAPSFSRVKVADIFHRLGPLSVFSAKNRWRLAGPIHVARGEGGFGFTLRGDAPVLIAAVVPGGRAAAAGLKQGDYIVSVNGQPCRWWKHADVVAQLKGVGDEGVSLQVLTLLPGAEPPGSGDRRPALGGLLRSQKECGWETPEPAQASPRPLLGWNRKAKRGKTGGGLSPAPQP
- the RHPN1 gene encoding rhophilin-1 isoform X2, yielding MKGPGRRHIAGATLQGEQVTERVQFWKKAGPGGKSVLEGCDLLANSQHGCLQSRRARIHQQINRELRMRTGAENLYRATSNAWVRETVALELSYVNSSLQLLKEELEGLDGNVDANQPQSEGITVPMIPLGLKETKQLDWATPLKELISGHFGEDGASYEAEIRELEDLRQAMRTPSRSEAGLELLTAYYNQLCFQEARFVTPARSLGLLFHWYDSLTGVPAQQRALAFEKGSVLFNIGALHTQIGARQDRSCPEGTSCAVEAFQRAAGAFSLLRENFSHAPSPDMSPASLSMLEQLMTAQAQECVFEGLSLQAPVAPRDCLAQLHLAQEAAQVAAEYRLVHQTMAQPPVQDYVPFPWTTLVHVKAEYFRALAHYHAALALCDGAPVAEAELPALEQIFLGLPASSEPRGPALPQEQEERRKLGKAHLKRAILGQEEALRLHAVCRALRRVDLLQVVLAQALRRSLAKYSELDLEDDFCEAAEAPDVRPKTRRRPEGRAPSFSRVKVADIFHRLGPLSVFSAKNRWRLAGPIHVARGEGGFGFTLRGDAPVLIAAVVPGGRAAAAGLKQGDYIVSVNGQPCRWWKHADVVAQLKGVGDEGVSLQVLTLLPGAEPPGSGDRRPALGGLLRSQKECGWETPEPAQASPRPLLGWNRKAKRGKTGGGLSPAPQP
- the RHPN1 gene encoding rhophilin-1 isoform X1; its protein translation is MKGPGRRHIAGATLQGEQVTERVQFWKKAGPGGKSVLEGCDLLANSQHGCLQSRRARIHQQINRELRMRTGAENLYRATSNAWVRETVALELSYVNSSLQLLKEELEGLDGNVDANQPQSEGITVPMIPLGLKETKQLDWATPLKELISGHFGEDGASYEAEIRELEDLRQAMRTPSRSEAGLELLTAYYNQLCFQEARFVTPARSLGLLFHWYDSLTGVPAQQRALAFEKGSVLFNIGALHTQIGARQDRSCPEGTSCAVEAFQRAAGAFSLLRENFSHAPSPDMSPASLSMLEQLMTAQAQECVFEGLSLQAPVAPRDCLAQLHLAQEAAQVAAEYRLVHQTMAQPPVQDYVPFPWTTLVHVKAEYFRALAHYHAALALCDGAPVAEAELPALEQIFLGLPASSEPRGPALPQEQEERRKLGKAHLKRAILGQEEALRLHAVCRALRRVDLLQVVLAQALRRSLAKYSELDLEDDFCEAAEAPDVRREQPGPLAKTRRRPEGRAPSFSRVKVADIFHRLGPLSVFSAKNRWRLAGPIHVARGEGGFGFTLRGDAPVLIAAVVPGGRAAAAGLKQGDYIVSVNGQPCRWWKHADVVAQLKGVGDEGVSLQVLTLLPGAEPPGSGDRRPALGGLLRSQKECGWETPEPAQASPRPLLGWNRKAKRGKTGGGLSPAPQP
- the RHPN1 gene encoding rhophilin-1 isoform X3, with the protein product MKGPGRRHIAGATLQGEQVTERVQFWKKAGPGGKSVLEGCDLLANSQHGCLQSRRARIHQQINRELRMRTGAENLYRATSNAWVRETVALELSYVNSSLQLLKEELEGLDGNVDANQPQSEGITVPMIPLGLKETKQLDWATPLKELISGHFGEDGASYEAEIRELEDLRQAMRTPSRSEAGLELLTAYYNQLCFQEARFVTPARSLGLLFHWYDSLTGVPAQQRALAFEKGSVLFNIGALHTQIGARQDRSCPEGTSCAVEAFQRAAGAFSLLRENFSHAPSPDMSPASLSMLEQLMTAQAQECVFEGLSLQAPVAPRDCLAQLHLAQEAAQVAAEYRLVHQTMAQPPVQDYVPFPWTTLVHVKAEYFRALAHYHAALALCDGAPVAEAELPALEQIFLGLPASSEPRGPALPQEQEERRKLGKAHLKRAILGQEEALRLHAVCRALRRVDLLQVVLAQALRRSLAKYSELDLEDDFCEAAEAPDVRREQPGPLAKTRRRPEGRAPSFSRVKVADIFHRLGPLSVFSAKNRWRLAGPIHVARGEGGFGFTLRGDAPVLIAAVVPGGRAAPCRWWKHADVVAQLKGVGDEGVSLQVLTLLPGAEPPGSGDRRPALGGLLRSQKECGWETPEPAQASPRPLLGWNRKAKRGKTGGGLSPAPQP
- the RHPN1 gene encoding rhophilin-1 isoform X5, which translates into the protein MKGPGRRHIAGATLQGEQVTERVQFWKKAGPGGKSVLEGCDLLANSQHGCLQSRRARIHQQINRELRMRTGAENLYRATSNAWVRETVALELSYVNSSLQLLKEELEGLDGNVDANQPQSEGITVPMIPLGLKETKQLDWATPLKELISGHFGEDGASYEAEIRELEDLRQEARFVTPARSLGLLFHWYDSLTGVPAQQRALAFEKGSVLFNIGALHTQIGARQDRSCPEGTSCAVEAFQRAAGAFSLLRENFSHAPSPDMSPASLSMLEQLMTAQAQECVFEGLSLQAPVAPRDCLAQLHLAQEAAQVAAEYRLVHQTMAQPPVQDYVPFPWTTLVHVKAEYFRALAHYHAALALCDGAPVAEAELPALEQIFLGLPASSEPRGPALPQEQEERRKLGKAHLKRAILGQEEALRLHAVCRALRRVDLLQVVLAQALRRSLAKYSELDLEDDFCEAAEAPDVRREQPGPLAKTRRRPEGRAPSFSRVKVADIFHRLGPLSVFSAKNRWRLAGPIHVARGEGGFGFTLRGDAPVLIAAVVPGGRAAAAGLKQGDYIVSVNGQPCRWWKHADVVAQLKGVGDEGVSLQVLTLLPGAEPPGSGDRRPALGGLLRSQKECGWETPEPAQASPRPLLGWNRKAKRGKTGGGLSPAPQP
- the RHPN1 gene encoding rhophilin-1 isoform X6, which produces MRTGAENLYRATSNAWVRETVALELSYVNSSLQLLKEELEGLDGNVDANQPQSEGITVPMIPLGLKETKQLDWATPLKELISGHFGEDGASYEAEIRELEDLRQAMRTPSRSEAGLELLTAYYNQLCFQEARFVTPARSLGLLFHWYDSLTGVPAQQRALAFEKGSVLFNIGALHTQIGARQDRSCPEGTSCAVEAFQRAAGAFSLLRENFSHAPSPDMSPASLSMLEQLMTAQAQECVFEGLSLQAPVAPRDCLAQLHLAQEAAQVAAEYRLVHQTMAQPPVQDYVPFPWTTLVHVKAEYFRALAHYHAALALCDGAPVAEAELPALEQIFLGLPASSEPRGPALPQEQEERRKLGKAHLKRAILGQEEALRLHAVCRALRRVDLLQVVLAQALRRSLAKYSELDLEDDFCEAAEAPDVRREQPGPLAKTRRRPEGRAPSFSRVKVADIFHRLGPLSVFSAKNRWRLAGPIHVARGEGGFGFTLRGDAPVLIAAVVPGGRAAAAGLKQGDYIVSVNGQPCRWWKHADVVAQLKGVGDEGVSLQVLTLLPGAEPPGSGDRRPALGGLLRSQKECGWETPEPAQASPRPLLGWNRKAKRGKTGGGLSPAPQP
- the RHPN1 gene encoding rhophilin-1 isoform X7; this encodes MVPEGRLDGAGAGEESARLQAAGSVRKGCDLLANSQHGCLQSRRARIHQQINRELRMRTGAENLYRATSNAWVRETVALELSYVNSSLQLLKEELEGLDGNVDANQPQSEGITVPMIPLGLKETKQLDWATPLKELISGHFGEDGASYEAEIRELEDLRQAMRTPSRSEAGLELLTAYYNQLCFQEARFVTPARSLGLLFHWYDSLTGVPAQQRALAFEKGSVLFNIGALHTQIGARQDRSCPEGTSCAVEAFQRAAGAFSLLRENFSHAPSPDMSPASLSMLEQLMTAQAQECVFEGLSLQAPVAPRDCLAQLHLAQEAAQVAAEYRLVHQTMAQPPVQDYVPFPWTTLVHVKAEYFRALAHYHAALALCDGAPVAEAELPALEQIFLGLPASSEPRGPALPQEQEERRKLGKAHLKRAILGQEEALRLHAVCRALRRVDLLQVVLAQALRRSLAKYSELDLEDDFCEAAEAPDVRPKTRRRPEGRAPSFSRVKVADIFHRLGPLSVFSAKNRWRLAGPIHVARGEGGFGFTLRGDAPVLIAAVVPGGRAAAAGLKQGDYIVSVNGQPCRWWKHADVVAQLKGVGDEGVSLQVLTLLPGAEPPGSGDRRPALGGLLRSQKECGWETPEPAQASPRPLLGWNRKAKRGKTGGGLSPAPQP